In the Methanosphaera stadtmanae DSM 3091 genome, CTAATTTATATAATAAATAATGAATCATGTGATTATATATTTTTTCATGACTTTTTCATTGTTTAAAGATCAGATTTAATATTCAAAAATCTAAACTATATGAAAAAATAAGTAATTAAGTATACAAATTATTCACCTCCTTGTTAATAAGTTATACCAGCTATTCTAAATGCCACTCCAAAAGATATTAAAGTTGTAATCATTAGAAAAAGCCACCAACCATTTCTTGTTTTCAAATCAAATGGCATAAATTTATCTGTTATCTCGGGAAATACTATTAGAAATTCTACTATTAAACATATGATTATTGTTATTAAGTATTTGCTCTGACCATATAGTATATAAAAATCTATTCCCCACACACATAAAGGTACTAAATTAATAAGTCCTAAAAATATAAAATAGGTTAAAGAATATCCTTCATGTTGAAAATGTTCAATAGTACTTGTATTATCAAAATTTTTTGTTATTTTAGCTTTTATAAAAATATCTTCTCTTAGATGAATAATAGCATATAGACACATTATTCCAAAAATACCTGGAAGCCATAATGTATATTTTCCTGGAAATATAAGTTCTGGAATAATATATGTGACAATTAACATAGGTAAAAATGACATGAATGAGTGAATTATTGCTACTTTTCCTCTAGGTTCAAAAGCTAATGCATTTTCATATTTTTCATTAAAAATTGGTTTATCTAATTTTTTATTAAGAAAAATATATATTGGTCTTAAAATATATTTTCCCCATAAAATCATAAAGGGGATTGAGATAACAATTCCTATTAAAAAAATTATCATTTCAGGGGATTGTGGTGCTCCACGTCCTACAATCATTAATTTAACCTCCATAATATAGTATTATTTTCAATTTCTTTTTATATAATAAACATATTTTAACCTATTTTAATCATTTGGGTGGTATCTACAACATTCTACAAAAGCACTACATCCTACTCCTGTTTCAAATGTTTTAGCATACTCATGTAAATATGATGAATATGTAGTTAATCCTTTATTGCATAATACTGTTCTAGTAGCTATTGTAACTTGTTTATGTAGGGCTTTTTCAGCTATTCTGGCAATTTTTACTTCTCCACTTCCTGGAAGACATGACATAAAGATGGAGATTGCTGCATTTTCTGCATAATATGGATTTGATATATCATCTAAACTATTAGCACCTGTAGCAGCATAACATAATAATGCACCACCAGCTACTGCAGCAATGGGAAGAACTACTGGTGCTGATGATATGGCAAGAGTTATGCCTGTTGTTATTAGAATTGATCCTGCAATATCTTCACAAGTATTGATTATTTTCCAACATGTATCTGTAGCACTACCAGGTATGGTCTGTTCATAGCAATATGTGATATAATTTTTTCCAAAATTGTATATACTTTCTATTCCTTTTGTAATAAAATCACTAATTGTCCATGTTGCTGCATTTTCATAATTATAACCATATCCAATACTCCCATATCCTCCACATATTTCCTTTGTTATTATGATGTTAGTTTCAGCGGTGGTAGTTTTTAAGTTTTTTGATGAATTTCGAGAATTCATTATCATATAGGTATAAGCTCCATTTGAACATAGTGTTATCATATAATCCGTGTTGTTTTCTGTGTGAATTTGAAGTGTTCCAGTTTTATTATCATATGTGAAATTCAATGTTTTATTATTATAATAATCTTCCATAAAATATATTGCAGCAGATCCTGCATTTTTATCTCCAGCAAGATTCAATACTACTCCTTCAAGATACGATCCTATAAATCCTGTTAGAAAGTTATATGTACTGGTATTAGTACTGTTTCCAATGATATTTGTCCCAAAAACACCATCCTGAATATTTATAAGTATATATCCATTATATGTTATGCGTATTGCCATTTGTGTATCCTGAATACAATATGATTTAAGATTTAATTGATATTCAAACATTGTGGATGCTGCATTGTATAGATACAGATATGTTAGTCCTGTTAAAAATGTTCCATAACATGAACAATATACACTTTTATTGTATGATGCATTTTTTTGACTCCAATATTTTAAAATATCTTGTGTTATTTTTTGATTAGTTAATAATTAGTAATATTAATTAAATCTATTGATATATTGTTCACCTCATTATTAATAAGTTATATGGACTATTTTAAAATGCCACTCCAAAAGATATTAAAGTTGTAATTATTAGAAAAATTCTCAAAACATTACTTTCAAATCAAATGGCATAAATTTATCTGTTATCTTGGGAAATACTATTAGAAATTCTATTATTAAACATATGATTATTGTTATTAAGTATTTGCTCTACCATATAGTGGATAAAATAAAATTATTTCCTCTTTATATTTTGAACCATAGATGATATAATAATATACCAGTATCTAAAAATTACAAATCCATTTTTTTTTAATTTCACATATTATATTTATTATATTGGGTGTATGTTTTTATGAATATGAATTATTTTTTTTAGATGTATTTATGAATATTATTATTAGTTTTAAAAAAGATATATTTAATTAAGAATATTTAATATAGTTGGAAGGATTTAAATTGCTAGAAATTATAGAGTTAAAACAAGAAGACTTTTCAAAGTATACTCAGAGAATTCAAATGAATTCTAGTGATGTTATACAACCTGTACAGGAAATTATTGCAAATGTATGTGAAAATAAGGATAAAGCATTACATGATTATACTTTGAAATTTGATAAGGCAGATATCTCTGATTTTAAGGTACCTGTTGAGACTATTAAACAAAGTGTGGAAAATATTAGTCCTAAACTAAGAAAAGCATTGGAAGATGCAGCAGAAAATATTAGTAAGTTTCATAAAGCACAAATACCATCTGATTGGACAATGACAGTAAAAGATGGTGTTAAGGCTGGTCAAATTATAAGACCATTATCTCGTGTTGGTTGTTATATTCCTGGTGGAAGGGCAGCATATCCTTCATCCATATTAATGACTGTTATTCCAGCAAAGATTGCTGGTGTAGAAGAGATTATTTGTTGTACTCCTCCAGATAAAGATGGATGTGTTAGTGATGAAATTCTTGCAGCAGCATATATTGCTGGTGTAACTGATATTTACATGGTGGGTGGTGCTCAAGCTATAGCAGCAATGGCATATTCTACTCAAACAATACCTTCTGTTGATAAGATTGTAGGACCTGGTAATATTTTTGTAGCAACAGCTAAAAAATTAGTATATGGTGATGTGGATATTGAATTTCCAGCAGGTCCATCTGAAATGTTAGCATTGGTAGATGAAACAGCAAATCCTGAATATATTGCAACAGAATTATTAGCTCAAGCAGAACATGATCCTAATGCTGCAACAATACTTGTATCTACATCAAAAGAAGTGGCCCAAAAAACTGTAGAACATGTTATGGAATATCTTAAAACACAAAAAAGAAGTGATATAATAGAAGAATCATTATCTAAATATGGTCATGTTCTAGTGGCAAGTAGTATGGAAGATGCTATAGATTTTACTAATGCATATGCTCCAGAACACTTGGTTATTGTGACAAAAGATCATTATAAAACATTAGAATCAATAAATAATGCTGGTTCTATCTTTTTAGGTAATCTTACACCAGTTGCTGGTGGAGATTATGGTTCTGGAACAAACCATGTTCTTCCAACAAGTGGTGGGGCAAGAATGTATTCTGGTTTATCTGCAGAATCTTTCCTTAAAAAACCAACAATACAAGAATTATCACCTGAAGGTGTTAAAAATATTAAAGACATGGTTATAAACCTAGCAGAAGCAGAAGGATTATATGCTCATGCTTTATCTATTAAAAAAAGAGCAGAAGATATGGAATAAAATATTTTTTCTATTAAATAAATTTATCAATTAAGAAAAATATAAATATATATTAATATTTTATTAATTTTAACTAAAATCATAAAATGAATACATAGGTGAAAAAGTGACAGACATATTTGAAAAATGTAAAAGAACCCATTACTCAAATGAAATAGGTCCAGAACTTGCTGGTGAAACAGTTAAAGTAACTGGATGGGTACATGAAATAAGAGATCTTGGTGGAATTGTATTTGTATTAATCAGAGATAAAAATGGTATAACACAATTAACAGCACCAAGTAAAAAATTATCTGAAGAAATGATGGCAGATGTACGTGCAGCAAGAAAAGAAACAATAATTACCCTAACAGGTA is a window encoding:
- the hisD gene encoding histidinol dehydrogenase, which encodes MNSSDVIQPVQEIIANVCENKDKALHDYTLKFDKADISDFKVPVETIKQSVENISPKLRKALEDAAENISKFHKAQIPSDWTMTVKDGVKAGQIIRPLSRVGCYIPGGRAAYPSSILMTVIPAKIAGVEEIICCTPPDKDGCVSDEILAAAYIAGVTDIYMVGGAQAIAAMAYSTQTIPSVDKIVGPGNIFVATAKKLVYGDVDIEFPAGPSEMLALVDETANPEYIATELLAQAEHDPNAATILVSTSKEVAQKTVEHVMEYLKTQKRSDIIEESLSKYGHVLVASSMEDAIDFTNAYAPEHLVIVTKDHYKTLESINNAGSIFLGNLTPVAGGDYGSGTNHVLPTSGGARMYSGLSAESFLKKPTIQELSPEGVKNIKDMVINLAEAEGLYAHALSIKKRAEDME